A stretch of the Cheilinus undulatus linkage group 11, ASM1832078v1, whole genome shotgun sequence genome encodes the following:
- the LOC121517746 gene encoding F-box only protein 6-like, which yields MKRKANAMGATLSSNSAERRSDSDSTWLSEEQLFSVPLEILEEIFLNLPPHEVVRICRLVCHQWKEVADSESLWKERCRREGYHLSDPSKIPKDWRLFYFLCKKRRNLLKNPRGEQKMRNWHVTDNGGDQWLVEGVMVPHPNEVVKKNFVTSYGICRKMQLIDLVKEGYNPAFMDHFQPDIKISDWYAPRWDCGSEYEIRVELLNNEKKPIQIFAPEIIYFEQWNDQQWHQMTHVFKNYGPGVRFIRFSHGGKDTQFWAGWYGIRVTDSSVEIFPAGGHVALLDSLNTCVPPLPENGKLHKI from the exons ATGAAGAGGAAAGCTAACGCTATGGGTGCAACTCTAAGCTCGAATTCAGCCGAAAGGCGAAGTGATAGTGATTCAACATGGCTTTCAGAGGAACAA TTGTTCTCTGTTCCCCTGGAGATCCTGGAAGAGATCTTCCTAAATCTCCCTCCTCATGAGGTGGTTCGCATTTGTCGATTAGTGTGCCATCAGTGGAAAGAAGTGGCCGACAGTGAATCACTGTGGAAAGAGAGATGTAGACGAGAAGGATATCACCTCTCTGATCCCTCCAAAATCCCCAAAGACTGGAGgttgttttactttttgtgcaaGAAGAGAAGAAATCTTCTCAAGAATCCAAGAGGAGAGC agAAAATGAGGAACTGGCATGTAACTGACAATGGTGGTGATCAGTGGTTAGTAGAGGGGGTTATGGTGCCGCACCCTAATGAAGTCGTCAAGAAAAACTTTGTGACCTCTTATGG AATATGCAGGAAGATGCAGCTGATTGATTTGGTTAAGGAAGGTTACAACCCAGCGTTCATGGATCACTTCCAGCCAGACATCAAAATATCTGATTG GTATGCTCCAAGATGGGACTGTGGCAGTGAATATGAGATACGTGTAGAATTGCTGAACAATGAAAAGAAACCCATCCAGATTTTTGCCCCTGAGATAATCTACTTTGAGCAGTGGAATGATCAGCAATGGCACCAG atgacgCATGTTTTCAAAAACTATGGACCTGGAGTGAGATTCATCCGTTTTTCTCATGGAGGAAAGGACACGCAGTTCTGGGCAGGGTGGTATGGGATTCGTGTGACTGACAGCAGTGTTGAGATTTTTCCAGCAGGGGGACACGTAGCGCTGTTAGATTCCTTGAATACCTGCGTCCCACCTTTGCCCGAAAATGGAAAATTGcacaaaatctaa
- the LOC121517341 gene encoding F-box only protein 6-like has product MKRKANAMDATLCSNSAERRSDTDSTWISEEQLFSVPLEILGEIFLNLPPHQVVCICRLVCHQWKEVADSESLWKQRCRREGYHLCDPSEIPKDWRLFYFLCKKRRNLLKNPRGECKNLPSHFNHQKMRYWHKTHNGGDQWVVEKVMEPHPNEVVKKNFVTSYGYAPRFDCGSEYGIRVELLNNEKKPIQTFAPKKIYFKQWDDQQWHQMTHVFKNYGPGVRFIRFSHGGKSTLYWAGWYGIRVTDSSVEICPAGDT; this is encoded by the exons ATGAAGAGGAAAGCTAACGCTATGGATGCAACTCTCTGCTCGAATTCAGCCGAAAGGCGAAGTGATACTGATTCAACATGGATTTCAGAGGAACaa TTGTTCTCTGTTCCCCTGGAGATCCTAGGTGAGATCTTCCTAAATCTCCCTCCCCATCAGGTGGTTTGCATCTGTCGCTTAGTGTGCCATCAATGGAAAGAAGTGGCCGACAGTGAATCACTGTGGAAACAGAGATGTAGACGAGAAGGATATCACCTCTGTGATCCCTCCGAAATCCCCAAAGACTGGAGgttgttttactttttgtgcaaGAAGAGAAGAAATCTTCTCAAGAATCCAAGAGGAGAGTGTAAGAATCTACCAAGCCACTTTAATCATC agAAAATGAGGTACTGGCATAAAACTCACAATGGTGGTGATCAGTGGGTAGTAGAGAAAGTAATGGAGCCGCATCCTAATGAGGTCGTCAAGAAAAACTTTGTGACCTCTTATGG GTACGCTCCACGATTTGACTGTGGCAGTGAATATGGGATTCGTGTAGAATTGCTAAACAATGAAAAGAAACCCATCCAGACTTTTGCTCCTAAGAAAATCTACTTTAAGCAGTGGGATGATCAGCAATGGCACCAG ATGACGCATGTTTTCAAGAACTATGGACCTGGAGTGAGATTCATCCGTTTTTCTCATGGAGGAAAGTCCACGCTGTACTGGGCAGGGTGGTATGGGATTCGTGTGACTGACAGCAGTGTTGAGATTTGTCCAGCAGGGGACACGTAG